A stretch of DNA from Actinomycetota bacterium:
AATCGCAGCTGCCCGGTCTTGGGGTTGAGCACCGCGTACAAGCACGTTACGAACATGTTCGGCGGCATCTCGGCCGCCAGCAGGCTGTTGGCGCGGGCGAGCACCGCCCCGGGCGAGAACAGGCGCGGCGCGTCAGCGCGCAAGATGCTGTGCGTCTTCGCCATGATCAACGCCGCGGGTACGCCCTTGTCCGTGACGTCGCCGCAGACGATGCCAACCTGCCCGTCGGGCAGGTCGATGAAGTCGTAGAAGTCACCGCCGACCTCGCGGGCAGGGCGGTAGAAGGCGTTCAGGCGCCAGCCGCGCTGCTCGGGCAGCTCCCGCGGCAGGAAGTTCTGCTGGATGAGCTGGGCGACGCGAAGTTCCTGTTCGTAGCGCTCGCGACGGCGGATCTCCGCCGCCTGTTCGCGGACGAGCTGGGCGACACGCAGCG
This window harbors:
- a CDS encoding SpoIIE family protein phosphatase, coding for MTAEAPARRTRRIPTLRLSNRDERRARKAARRAELEAAVEASQVETPPVDIAPNDPVLAYFQSHPEPVDIDHLKVESAGVEALREAGVKLVVPLVSQGELIGLLNLGERLSEQDYSADDRKLLENLAGQAAPALRVAQLVREQAAEIRRRERYEQELRVAQLIQQNFLPRELPEQRGWRLNAFYRPAREVGGDFYDFIDLPDGQVGIVCGDVTDKGVPAALIMAKTHSILRADAPRLFSPGAVLARANSLLAAEMPPNMFVTCLYAVLNPKTGQLR